The sequence attaaaacaaatataaaaccaGAATATAAGTGGTGGTATCATACTTTTCTGTTGTTTTCATCTATGagaattatttcttttttctcATAGTGATCACCGTGTACGGATGTTATGTTTTCGGTGTCCTTAATTTGTTCTATTTTGGCAATAacgtctaaaaaataaaaattattattttactgtttgcATATTCGAGTACTTGAGAATCTTACCTATAATAGTGTTTTTTGctttattatacatcatattaaatttaacaaaattgtagCCTTCTTCTTGTTCTCTGCTTATTTGAATGTAAATAtcatctttttgtttttttcctgtTTTGTCGTACTATTGTGTTAATCTGCACAAACCATTcgctatagttttttttttatcccattTCAATTTCTTTGGATATTTTACCTTTTTGCTTCCTCaatattggaatttattaaagttattgaAGGGTGACCCAAATTTTTGACCCCATAGTAAtcaaatacttgaacattttttaatattattgaatcgtTGACAGTTCCTtcaaaattgtcaatttgtgGAGTATCCCATAATATAAGTGATATCTAAAAGTAATAAGatcatttagttttaaaattctatcagattgaatttttttaccTTGGATTTTGTGTCGTCAATTATCacaatttcttttctttttaaaattgctCCTTTGGCAGTTGTTGAAGTTTGCACTTTACCGATATGTTTGATGATTCcaattatatctaaaattttattttattaattgtttttagtacCTCAATATTCTTTATGCGCCGGATTACCTATTGTTTGATCTTTGTTGACATCagctaaattttttaatttaatgaattcgaattccattttttttattgtactgatatctttttctatttgttttatttcagatttttcattcaacaatatttcaaattcatgTCCTAAacgattataatttgtattcactttttttaatatcccatgtgatatagaaaaaattttttgaatatgaaaaatcaatatattacacattatgtGTGTTAATCCATTTAAATAATAGCTggtgattttttcataataattagttttatttacttCAAACTGATCGTAAAATTTGTCAACCATCGGGCCAAATGCCACGCATCGAATTTCAGCACTTTCATCAATTAAATCTACATTGAATACTTTACTCTCCCCTTTGGCATTTCTAAATATGCGGACGTTAGATTTATTTGTAACTCGCCCTTTAACTTTCCATCTAAATACCCAATATTGGAGTTCAATGtaattaaagatttaataaacaatttaataaataaaatcttaccCGTTTGAATTGGCAACCAGTGATGCTATTTTCATTGTATCATCATCTGtattattaatctttttatttttttgttcttcgGTATTGTTAATATCATGACTTCTCttcatgttaaatatttttattatatttgtattttttaatatgctcgTAGTGGCTTATAAACAAACGGTTTCCATAGAtcgaataaaaattcaaataaacaaataaataaataaNNNNNNNNNNNNNNNNNNNNNNNNNNNNNNNNNNNNNNNNNNNNNNNNNNNNNNNNNNNNNNNNNNNNNNNNNNNNNNNNNNNNNNNNNNNNNNNNNNNNNNNNNNNNNNNNNNNNNNNNNNNNNNNNNNNNNNNNNNNNNNNNNNNNNNNNNNNNNNNNNNNNNNNNNNNNNNNNNNNNNNNNNNNNNNNNNNNNNNNNNNNNNNNNNNNNNNNNNNNNNNNNNNNNNNNNNNNNNNNNNNNNNNNNNNNNNNNNNNNNNNNNNNNNNNNNNNNNNNNNNNNNNNNNNNNNNNNNNNNNNNNNNNNNNNNNNNNNNNNNNNNNNNNNNNNNNNNNNNNNNNNNNNNNNNNNNNNNNNNNNNNNNNNNNNNNNNNNNNNNNNNNNNNNNNNNNNNNNNNNNNNNNNNNNNNNNNNNNNNNNNNNNNNNNNNNNNNNNNNNNNNNNNNNNNNNNNNNNNNNNNNNNNNNNNNNNNNNNNNNNNNNNNNNNNNNNNNNNNNNNNNNNNNNNNNNNNNNNNNNNNNNNNNNNNNNNNNNNNNNNNNNNNNNNNNNNNNNNNNNNNNNNNNNNNNNNNNNNNNNNNNNNNNNNNNNNNNNNNNNNNNNNNNNNNNNNNNNNNNNNNNNNNNNNNNNNNNNNNNNNNNNNNNNNNNNNNNNNNNNNNNNNNNNNNNNNNNNNNNNNNNNNNNNNNNNNNNNNNNNNNNNNNNNNNNNNNNNNNNNNNNNNNNNNNNNNNNNNNNNNNNNNNNNNNNNNNNNNNNNNNNNNNNNNNNNNNNNNNNNNNNNNNNNNNNNNNNNNNNNNNNNNNNNNNNNNNNNNNNNNNNNNNNNNNNNNNNNNNNNNNNNNNNNNNNNNNNNNNNNNNNNNNNNNNNNNNNNNNNNNNNNNNNNNNNNNNNNNNNNNNNNNNNNNNNNNNNNNNNNNNNNNNNNNNNNNNNNNNNNNNNNNNNNNNNNNNNNNNNNNNNNNNNNNNNNNNNNNNNNNNNNNNNNNNNNNNNNNNNNNNNNNNNNNNNNNNNNNNNNNNNNNNNNNNNNNNNNNNNNNNNNNNNNNNNNNNNNNNNNNNNNNNNNNNNNNNNNNNNNNNNNNNNNNNNNNNNNNNNNNNNNNNNNNNNNNNNNNNNNNNNNNNCGCGCAACAGTCGGGTAACACGATGAGGCATGCAATCCGAAAACTGTGACTTTGAGTGTCTAGCGTTCTTTCCTCATCTggtgtaatacactaataccttGTCCTACTGCATGTCAGGTTcttttttgaatgtataaacaatatggAAATGCGAATAATTGTAAtcgaatgtctagctatcaatcATCACTGTATACAAATCTTTGAGGGATAGGGCATTCGCGTATGGTGGTTAGATGCATTATGCATGTAACGTCGCATGCCCGGTTCTTTTGTGCGAGCAAAAAGAATAAATGCTTAACGAAAACGGTAATTGTGTGTCTAGCTTTCAGTCCTCAACCAGTACAAATTTGTACGTGTGCTGGGCATACCTACTAACGTCGATAGTCtgatattgcatatttatattattgtaggagAAAATGTTAAAGCCGAATGTCAAGTGAATAAAAAGGTTAAGTAGTCGATTTAAAGGCAACCATATCTTCCAGGTATGTAAGTGTCTGGTTGCGAACGACCTGTGCGTACCAAGTGAAATTAAAACGTTCCATAAAGCTAATTAAATGCTctaaattacttatatagaCACTTGTAGGTGTGGTGTAcctatcataacattattatcccAGACAACAATTTCGTaacataaatgttattataattttaatacttgattaaattgtgaatatttcaattgttatgttattataacattattcaatgtttaaataaataatattgagacaaaaatattacttaaacgtgctcattatggttttttttataatatttaaattaaaactacataagaatattataataacataaatttattaacttaataaaatattattttgcaaatattCTTTGTATGTTTTGAGTttgttaaatttacaatattttgattataacttcaaaaaaatatttcctgaacaataaacaaataatttactataacaaTTCTGGATGTTATACTAACGTTTCacagttgttatatttttaaggcaatatattttaataaaagcatttttattttgcttCAGTTATGTATAGttatgtattatcattaatcttttatgattttacaattagCTCACAAACACAGTCttagtttatagtattatacactcATATAATTTACAGTGTATTGTCTACTGTCTAGGATAATACAATATATGCTATTGTGACggacatttaaataaaactatactaaatatattatacgagggGATCGAGAGAAAAAATCATGAACCAATCATTGCTAACCATTACTGAGCATGCGCTgggacttaaaatatatttatagtgatTACACGTTATCAACTTTTTTCAAACTTCGTCTAGAGCCTAGACcatgatattatgaaatattgaatatagaatGACACATGAATCAGTTTTCAGAATTGCCTCtaccacagaaaaaaaattaacatatgaTGTTAGTAAAGTGCAAGATATTTGTGACACAGataattgtaaattgaaatACCGTCTCTGTAATATTTGtactcatatatttatttgtgaatgCCCTGATTTTATTATTCACTCGAATATTTGTAAGCATATTCATCTTATTGTACAGTCAGAGAAAGATTTATTTCAGACTGTATTCACGCAGCCTGTTGAACCGACCAAAAATGTTGATA comes from Acyrthosiphon pisum isolate AL4f unplaced genomic scaffold, pea_aphid_22Mar2018_4r6ur Scaffold_20734;HRSCAF=21985, whole genome shotgun sequence and encodes:
- the LOC103308308 gene encoding replication protein A 70 kDa DNA-binding subunit-like → MEFEFIKLKNLADVNKDQTIDIIGIIKHIGKVQTSTTAKGAILKRKEIVIIDDTKSKISLILWDTPQIDNFEGTVNDSIILKNVQVFDYYGVKNLGHPSITLINSNIEEAKRLTQ